Proteins encoded by one window of Rhineura floridana isolate rRhiFlo1 chromosome 9, rRhiFlo1.hap2, whole genome shotgun sequence:
- the CASP3 gene encoding caspase-3 isoform X2, producing MADINHAMKSPQTVTDAKKLSGSEGKSIPFSKSVDSVIQADESYRMDRPEMGMCVLVNNKNFHPATGMTYRSGTDADAARIIDTFRTLGYTLKPYNDLACKQIIDVLQNVAKDDHNKRNSFACVLLSHGEDGLIYGTDGPLELKMLTSLFRGDRCKTLAGKPKLFFIQACRGTDLDSGVETDSSPEENMCQKIPVEADFLYAYSTAPGYYSWRNSSDGSWFIQSLCLMLKQFAKKLELMQILTRVNRKVAEFSSYSNRSDFHGKKQIPCIVSMLTKDFYFPH from the exons GAAGAGCATACCTTTTAGCAAATCTGTGGACTCTGTGATACAGGCAGATGAGAGTTACAGAATGGATCGTCCAGAAATGGGGATGTGTGTTTTAGTCAACAATAAAAACTTTCATCCAGCTACTG GGATGACATATCGATCTGGTACAGATGCGGATGCTGCACGCATTATAGACACTTTCAGGACCTTGGGATATACTCTCAAGCCTTATAATGATCTTGCATGTAAACAAATTATTGACGTTTTGCAAAATG TTGCCAAGGATGATCACAACAAGCGAAACAGTTTTGCTTGTGTCTTGTTAAGCCATGGAGAGGATGGACTCATCTATGGTACAGATGGTCCTCTGGAGCTGAAAATGTTAACGAGTCTCTTCAGAGGAGACAGATGCAAGACCCTGGCAGGAAAGCCAAAGCTCTTCTTTATTCAG GCTTGTAGAGGAACGGATCTTGATTCTGGTGTTGAAACAGATAGCAGCCCAGAAGAGAACATGTGTCAGAAAATACCTGTAGAAGCAGACTTCCTATATGCCTACTCAACTGCCCCTG GCTATTACTCTTGGAGGAACTCGTCAGATGGCTCCTGGTTTATACAGTCACTGTGCTTGATGCTGAAACAATTTGCTAAAAAACTTGAACTTATGCAAATTCTGACACGTGTAAATCGCAAGGTTGCAGAATTCAGTTCTTATTCAAACCGGTCAGACTTCCATGGAAAGAAGCAAATCCCCTGTATTGTGTCTATGCTCACaaaagatttttattttcctcactaG